The genomic segment AACAGGTTTCAGGTGTTTATTCAGggtaaacataaaaaaagagcAGTTTTCAATCAGCAGTAGTTCATCTACTACTATCAGgaaaatatatattatcatacacacatttttaaaataattatctAGTTAGAAAATCAGCCTCCATAAAATTGGTTGTTAATGTTTATACCCCTTACTTCTCAAAACTCATGTTATGTAAAGTACGGGTGCACCAACATGTTAATTCCAGCTGTTCTGCCTGGCAAATGACACATTTACTGATTGCGGTGGGTGATGTTtctgtttaaaatttaaagaaaaagaaatcatgaagatttctttgtttccctgaaacacattatggaaTCAaacgtaaaaaaaaacaagaagtccAAAATTTGACAATTGGTGCATCCCAAATATACAGTGATCCACAGATCCAACAGTAGCAGAGTTGACTACCTATCCTTGTTGCTACGGAGATCGGTCGTCAACGGGTCGTGCTGAATAGTTTGGTGCAACATCAGAGCGAGGAGACCAGCTCTGTTGGTCATAGCAGTCCTGACATTACGTTCCTGTTCAAAGAGCTCGTCCAGCTTGTACCACTGTGTGGggggaaggaaaagaaacagaCCAGTGTGGAAGAGCCAGTGTTAgttatttaaaatgacaaagTCACAAAGAGATTTCCGTCTCCTGGGATTGAGCTGAGGATCTTCAACTTTTTACTGCTCTGCCTACTTTATGTCCTTTAATTTGCACAGGTGAATGTAAAGGCTGGGCGACCCCCCCACCCATTTCTACTACTCAGCTGAAAAAAGCTGCTGTAACCAAACCGTTTTTGGTCCATTACCTGCATTCCCCAGGAAGCTGCCCAACATCTCACCTGATCTGACACATTACTTTCTTTGACTTTGGAAAGCTTGCACAGTTCAAACAAACTACTGCATCAATCGTGAAGTTGGACTCACCACCCTGACACGCTCCAAGTCCACCTCGGCTCTCCTGAGCTTTTCCCAGTTGTAATGTTTGTTGCACTTCCTTTTGGAGACTCTGCAATATTCTCCTGTCAGCTCAAACACATTCTTCACTAGAGGGCACCCACACACCTCATCCACAGGCACCTGTGGATCGATCAAAAGAAAGACAGATTAAAGTCTTCACATTGACTGGACTTTACGCTTAGTGGCTTCCCCCCGCCACTTCTTTGCTTTTACACCAAGAAAGCTGTTTTTCTGACCTTTGGATCTCTGGAATGCTCTGGACACAAAACCTGAAGCCTCTTGCAATATGTCTTGCTTTGTGGGTTGTACACATCACAGAAGAGCCTGGTTGCGCTGCAAGACAAACGTCATCTTAGTAAATCATCCAACTACAGAAACATTCAAAAAACTTAAAGGCAGCAATGAACTTCACTAACCCTTCTATCCTTGTAGGGTACATTGACCCGAAGGAGGTCTGGCTCTCATACTGTTAAATAATCAGAAAAATAAGTGTTTAGGTAAAGAATGTGCTTGCAGCAGTATCaagagaaatgaaagaaatgatCACCTTTGCATAGCATCTCTCCATATGTCTGAGTGCCACTTTTGGATTGATCGGGTGACTACAAGACACGCAGAAGATCTGCAGATCTGTGTCCTCGCTGTCGCCTTCATTTACCTGCAAGCAGGAACCAAACCAAATCTAGGTGTTCCCTCTGTTCTTCATCTGCAGTTTCAAATTAACAATCAATGCCTGAGATGTGCGCTCACCTCCTCGTCCTGCTGAACCGCCTGCTGCTTCGCTTTGGCGATGATGCCCTCCAGTTCGTGGAAGCGTCGCTCCATCTCGGTGAGGCGGAGCCGGGCGTTCTGCTGTTCCCGGCGTATCCGCTCCAGCTGCTTCTTACCGTGTTCCTCGGCAATGCAGGGGCTCTGCTGCCACTGCTGGATACGCTGAGGGAGGATCTCATAGATCCGGCTGACAAGAACAaagattttaaaactttaaaaaagtgaagtaaaaatgtgaaagaaaatTCCAAACGCTTTTCCAGTAagttaagagaaaaaaacaaaagcaaaaagaaagtcTTACTTGGCGGCCAACTTCATGCCGCAGTCCTCAGAGCAGTATTTGGAGTTGGGTCTTGCTCCCTCCACACAGTTCGGTCCCAGGCACTGACGCTGACCTCCGCTATCTCGCAAATCCCCCCTCTCGCTGTGCCTGCTTCTGTCTTtgtgcttctgcttctgcttgtGGCGACGTGACTCCTTctgaatgttgttgtgttttgttttttttttcaaaaacagatgTTACTATTTTAACACGCGGCAGCTCTTAAAATATCAACATTTTCTATGAGAAAACCAGCCTTACTTTCTTCTCAAACTTCTTTTCTCGTCTCTTGACATGCTTCACCTTTATAGCTTTCTTACGCATGACAGGACTGAAGGGCACCTCGTCTTCGTCCTCACTGGCCCACGCCTGCATAAGAGGAGTGATTGACTGAGTGCATGTAAAAGCAGTGGATTTATAtaagtgagtttttccttcccactgtcgccaagtgctcgCTCATATGGGGCTATCTaactgttggggttttctctttaatatttaccttacagtatgaagcgccttgaggcaactattgttgtgctttggcactatataaataaaatggcgttgaactgaactgaatatgcAACAGCGTAATGTGAATCGTTCTCCTACCATGCTGTCGTCCAGTCCTGCCGTCTTGTACTGCTGGTAGAGTTCTGCCTCGCTGTCGTAGTCCTCAGAGTACCGCCTCCGTCTGTGGTGGGAATTGTCCCTCCTTTCTCTCAGAGAGAATTCCTCATCCTTCACACGCAGCATTTTCTGAACACAAGATTGATAGGAATTtagaaaaacatacaaacaaacaaacaaaaaaaaacaaccttttgaTTTACACCCTACTTTTGATGTCCCTTGCACGTTAATGTATAATTACTATACTATTACAATATATGAGGCACTGTTAACACATTATGGAGCTAAAGGGACTTACCCTGGCTCGCACTTCACATTGCCTGAACCTGCACTTCTGTCTGATTTTGTTGGGGCCTCCAAACTTCTTCATGTCCTTGCAGAAATCACACTGAGCACAGTCTTCAGTCCTCCTGCAAGGCTCACATTCCCCGCACATCCTCACTGAACGCTTTACCTGGGGGAAATTAACAAGAGGCAATATGAGTCAGGACATcctggaaaataaaaaatgaaactcaaagcAAAAAATGTACCGACTTTACAAAATTATCCATCACTCCATAAGGATGCGAGGAAGATCAGCTAACCCCAGCCATGCATGTAGCGAATCCATCTCTGCTTATAATGATCACAATAATACAACTTACTTTGGATCCACGCCGCCTTTCACTTCTATAATCTGGAGTACTTGGAGTGCTGTACTGTCTTTCACCTCTGTCAGAGTCGGGATCCTTGTCACGATTTTTCTTTGATCTGTATTTTACTTCCAACAAGGGGTTTTCTTCTGGTGATCACAAATACAAGGAAAAGGAATCTTGTTAATTTCCAGGCAAATAAAGAAAcagattgttttttgttttttttaaaaaggaaaaaaaaaataaaaaaaataattatcatcACCTCTGCATCTCATGCAGTACCATTCCTGGATTGCCTTCGCCATTTTCTCAGTGATGTTAATGCAGTGGCCATGGAACCACTCATTACAGTTGTCACAGCCActgtcacagagaaaaaaatgcatttaatgtATGAAATACTTCTTCTGTGCCATATTAAACATGACAATACAGGTATAAATTTTGAGGTGACATAAAAATGTCATATCATGTATGAGACCAAGACAAATTTGGATCTAAAAAGACAATGTTCAAGatagcaacacacacacaaaaaaaacataagaaaacttTTTCCAATAAAAGTGGAAACAACAAACATGTTTTCACCGCTTAAGAGCAAAAAGAACCCACATCACAACAAGGCTATGGAGGAGGAGATACTAGCAGCTGGTGGTGTGTGGCCCAGATGTAAAGAAATTACTCCCCCCAGGCCTCACTCACGCACTCACTAGTTGTGTACCGACTGACAGGAACAGGAAAGAGTGGTTGGAAATTACCGTTGGTGTTACATGAGGGTAAAGAAGGGCTTTAAGCACCTGGGTAAAAACTAGGGATGGACCAATCCAATATTACGTATTGGTccaatactgacctaaattactggattggatatcggagagaaataaaaaatgtaacccaatccattaaatatcacaaaagcatctcacaaaacttgcaacatggCGTAACCCAGCTCCTGACCTTAGCACGTCGGAGgagtatgcgtcacgtgatagagcggctgtgatgtgcgagacctgtcggcggtctggttgagcatttggagccGCTATGTGCTTCCAAagcggcatttcatctccgagaaagctatcccagagaagtaaagcaagtgtgtaagttcatttCTGAATGTTTGTATAGCATTCCCACGCTAAGCTTAACAagcgatatatggagcgaccgcctcttcttctctccctccctctcctgttgttACTTGAAATCataaaactgatcaatgatcggctaatcggcttttctgttgcaAACTCCTGCAAACATCCCACTCCTGACATCACTTTGGggtttccgtagtgtagtggttgtCACGTTCGCCTCACAGGCGAAAGGTCCCCGGGCGGAAACATGGGTCTTcggggcagggatagctcagtaggtaaagTTTTGGCCCCCGTGATTGGAAGGTCAGGGGTTCGATTCccctgaacggctaccctgaggtacccctaagcaaggtaccgtccctacacactgctcaaTGGcagcccactgcttcactgagtgaatgggttaaatgcagagaggaatttccccacggggatcaataaagtatacattattatcattgttattattattattactaaatcccatctctcttgtttgtttatcgcccactttgcgccagaaagaagaaaccaatGGCAGGTAGGCTATAGTCCTTTTTtctttgggaaagtaccatctgtgcagtctgcaattctgctgaGGAAAGATGtcgaatctatttaattattgtggAAATATAATTGatgtctgtgcatttgttttacacgtgcattaaattaaagttgattaagcattatgaggtggagggtggggggtggttccctatgtTTTTTGCTGCGAATTGGCAACCCTTTTAGATAGgggaaatattaaacaacctaagtactctttaaaagaccagaatagggaggatggtgtaggtttaagtttattagattgattagtattgctgaactatgaaatattttgggtgcggtgtattttttgcatgcaggtataacagaatagctttaatgttttgttttttaaaacttgagtacgagttttattgattataaaatacactatatGAGATTCATattggtatcggcagatatccaaatttatgatatggGTATCGgtcataaaaaagtggtatcgtgccatctctagtaaaaACTGGACCCATGATGAAACAGTAcaacaagtacaaaatattctTCAGTTTTAATATGTGACCATACTGTGCAGACTGCTGATGAGTTACACCGTTACATTTCATTAATCATTGTTAAACTAAAGTGTTAAGCAGTTACTTTATCCTTTCACTTAAAATTTCCAGGAAAAACACTAACTTGGCTACTTTTGTGGTTATATTTGATATATGCTGGTTCACTACTTTTGCACTATAATGCTGCTGCTGACACCTTGGTTCACACTGACAATTAGAAAAAAGCTGATGGGAAAAGAAGGATGGAAAATGCCTGGAATTTAGTTACACTTGCAAATACTGCTGCCTCCAAACTGCAAGCATCAATAAA from the Oreochromis aureus strain Israel breed Guangdong linkage group 5, ZZ_aureus, whole genome shotgun sequence genome contains:
- the cxxc1b gene encoding CXXC-type zinc finger protein 1b isoform X2: MEGENAPLYCICRKPDINCFMIGCDNCNEWFHGHCINITEKMAKAIQEWYCMRCREENPLLEVKYRSKKNRDKDPDSDRGERQYSTPSTPDYRSERRRGSKVKRSVRMCGECEPCRRTEDCAQCDFCKDMKKFGGPNKIRQKCRFRQCEVRARKMLRVKDEEFSLRERRDNSHHRRRRYSEDYDSEAELYQQYKTAGLDDSMAWASEDEDEVPFSPVMRKKAIKVKHVKRREKKFEKKKESRRHKQKQKHKDRSRHSERGDLRDSGGQRQCLGPNCVEGARPNSKYCSEDCGMKLAANRIYEILPQRIQQWQQSPCIAEEHGKKQLERIRREQQNARLRLTEMERRFHELEGIIAKAKQQAVQQDEEVNEGDSEDTDLQIFCVSCSHPINPKVALRHMERCYAKYESQTSFGSMYPTRIEGATRLFCDVYNPQSKTYCKRLQVLCPEHSRDPKVPVDEVCGCPLVKNVFELTGEYCRVSKRKCNKHYNWEKLRRAEVDLERVRVWYKLDELFEQERNVRTAMTNRAGLLALMLHQTIQHDPLTTDLRSNKDR
- the cxxc1b gene encoding CXXC-type zinc finger protein 1b isoform X1, with product MDSEVSDTDHVPVPENTGMEGENAPLYCICRKPDINCFMIGCDNCNEWFHGHCINITEKMAKAIQEWYCMRCREENPLLEVKYRSKKNRDKDPDSDRGERQYSTPSTPDYRSERRRGSKVKRSVRMCGECEPCRRTEDCAQCDFCKDMKKFGGPNKIRQKCRFRQCEVRARKMLRVKDEEFSLRERRDNSHHRRRRYSEDYDSEAELYQQYKTAGLDDSMAWASEDEDEVPFSPVMRKKAIKVKHVKRREKKFEKKKESRRHKQKQKHKDRSRHSERGDLRDSGGQRQCLGPNCVEGARPNSKYCSEDCGMKLAANRIYEILPQRIQQWQQSPCIAEEHGKKQLERIRREQQNARLRLTEMERRFHELEGIIAKAKQQAVQQDEEVNEGDSEDTDLQIFCVSCSHPINPKVALRHMERCYAKYESQTSFGSMYPTRIEGATRLFCDVYNPQSKTYCKRLQVLCPEHSRDPKVPVDEVCGCPLVKNVFELTGEYCRVSKRKCNKHYNWEKLRRAEVDLERVRVWYKLDELFEQERNVRTAMTNRAGLLALMLHQTIQHDPLTTDLRSNKDR